ctttcttcccccaccccgaTCATATAAAACATATTCCTTTCTCCTTCCATAGCAAGCTCGCTGATGCCTCTAATCCTGATACAGCCAGCGTAGATGGTGTTGCCTTCCAATCAGTATTGCTGATGCCTCTAGTGACATGGCGGTTATGCAACCTGGTGTGAAACAGTTCACTTCCGTTTGTAGTGGTATCATAGAGTAGTTACTAATTATACGGCTCCTGATTGGTTATCCCTTCGGGCCAATACTAAATCCGCTTGTTGGAGAGTACAGGGAAGAACCCCGCATTGTAGgctcctccctttcctttttgCTATCGCCGTCGTAGAGAGCGCACGTCCCCTTTGCCCCACGAACATTTTAAAGTAAGTGGGATTGGGGGCTTCTTCATCGCTCCTCCTTTTCTGTTACAACAGATGCGTCTAGAACACACGTAGTTTCCTTCCCCTCCGTTGTGCCTGTATACATACCGGAGAGAAGGACTGGGCGATACCATGTGGGCCGGGGTGGAGGGGTGACATGGCGGCCATGTGCTTCCTTAACTAGAGAACAGAAGGCCCATTTGGGATGAGAGGAGCCTGTAATAGTGACGGTCTGTGAAGAAAAGGTGCAGTGGGCATATTGTAGCCCAGAAACTGTAAGGGGGAGGAGAGTGCtttggaagccccccccccaagtaaaggGCAAATAGAAATGGTGGGGAGCGGCCCCTCATTCTGATTTAAAACAATGTCGCTTATTTTAAGAAATTAGGATGCGGGAGAATGCCTTTTGACCTAATAAGCAATCTTAATGCGTTATCTTTTTTTCCTGGCTTGGCGATGGGAAGTTGAAACTTAAGGTTTAAATGGCATGTAGCTTTGTCCAACGTGAAGGTGAGAGTTTCTGAAACGAAGCAACTTCGTACATCACTGCATAAAGGCTTAGTATGGTTTGGACCATAATGAAGATGTGATGGCAGCACGTGGCTTCCATGAGGGTTTGTTTAGAAGTGAAATTTTGAACTGAGCAAAAAAAGTGCATAATTATTCTCTTTGCCCCTTGCCCTAATTGGACATTTAACTTGCAGATGAGAGAATGTATTGAGTGTTGTAATATAAGTGGCAGCCTTATGCCAAGTTGTGCTGTTTGTTCATGTAGCCCAACAtagtctattctgactggcactGGCACGCCAGTATCTCTGAAAAAAGCTTCACATCACCTACTACCAGATCCTTTTTAAATAACAGCAGTGAtctcaggaattgaacctggtacTTTCCATGATCTGCCAAGGAGTTATGGTCCCTCCTTATAATGCTTTGGAGTATATTCACTTGCAGTGCCCAACATGGAACACGTAAGGGTAGTTGTTAAGTAGAGATATGTTCAAAAGTTCAAGGGTAGGTGTGTGTCCTCCCCTGGAAGTTGAGGCAGTATAATTGATTTTTAAACCCACTTGTCTTATGTGTTATCTGTAGGGGAAGAAAACCCGTTGGTGTTCAAAAAAGTAAGCACAGACCAAATGTTTTAAATCCTGCCTTCCTTTTTTTTCAGAATGCGCTACGTTGCAGCTTACCTTCTTGCTGTCCTTGGGGGCAATGAGTCCCCAAGCTCAAAAGACTTAAAGAAAATCCTTGACAGTGTAGGCATTGAGACGGACGATGAACGTGTGAATAAGGTGAGCGCAAAGTGAAACTGATGGTCCCTGTCCAAGGAGAGATGGGGTTGGTTCTTCTGTCTGGCACAATGAAAGGCCACCCCCTTTCTCTGAGGTCTTGGGCTGAGGGTACCTTTGGCCTGTGGTAACTGCCAGTGGCAACCTGTTTTGTGGTCTTCAGgttaaatgaaatattttaatgagggtaaaaccatttttttcaattcatACCACATGGAGTTTGTTTGATATGTTGAAATGACTGATATTTAACAATGACGTGtatgtgaaattggaaaataaGTAGTGAGGCAAATCTTCCTAACATTtagaactggacaaaaacatctTTCAGCTCTACTGTGAAATTTTTCAAATGGCTagtagaacatttttttttcattgtgcTTTATATAAAAAGTTTATTGGAATGCTTGACTCAAATGAGATTCCAGGTTAACATGTTATGAGATGCTTGGTAAGAGGTTACTTTATCCCCACTTGGAAGCTAATCTGCTTGACTCTAGTTAAGAAAAGTGCCTTGGGATCACTAGATTCTTTAAGCACAATTTCAGTAATGCGTATGAGGAGGTGGTAATCTCTTTCTGAGTTCATTGTAGCACAGTGCAGTTTCCCTGGAGCAGCTCTAGACATGACCACCTgtattttttaaagtgctttgagCTGCCTGAGTTTGTTTTTTGGCCCTAGATCTTAGTTCTGCTCTGGGAAGAATTTTTTAGGTAACACTTTCAATTTGCTTCTCACAGGTCATTAGTGAGCTGAATGGAAAAAACATTGAAGATGTCATTGCCCAAGGTGAGTTAAGTATGAGAGTGGGGTTTGGAAGGGAGCATAACGAGTTCCTCTTTGGCATTTGCAGTGTATAGTCTGAGAACTTACTACTTCAGAGGTTTTTGAATATTTTAGTTTGCAGCACCCCAAGGCAAAGTGTGTTAGCTTTAGAACTCTCAGAAACCCTTTTTGTAGCCAAGTGGGTTATTAGGAGTGAAATTGCCAATGAAAATGTGTAATGTGGTTCATCCTTGAAATGCTCAACTGGCCAAACTTTATCACTCTGAATGGGGAATGGCCAGCTAGGGCATTATCAATAAATATATGTGGTATTAATGGAATATGCTGGGAAACGTAGTGGGTCCATCCTAATTCCCACAGGCTCATGCTGGTACTTGCTGGGTTTCGCTGGTGGACCACATTAATTTGGGGAAACCCTCGTAAAAACAGGTACTTGCTGGTTGCCTGTTCATGTAGAGGATGTTCTCAACAAATTGCTGCTAAAAGGAAGTAGTGATTTTTGAAAAGGAAACTAACGTTTAATTGCTGGTGCATGAGCTGAATAGTTTTCTTGAAGGAATATTTTCTGTCCTGCCAGTTTGCTCTACTGAAATGTTCGCTCTGCTGCCCTCTACCTTGCCTTCTTCAGTGATAAAATAATGAAGGTATCTGTCATAGCCCCAACTTcattttttctcttctgtcccCCTCAAACTTATCTCACTTAGTAAGATCACCCTATTAGCTTCTAATCTTTCCCTGTGCTTCCTTAATCCTATCCCCTCTCACCTCCTGGTTTCAGCCTTCTCCCTGCATCTCAATACTTGGAATTTAAAGGTTGCATTTCAAGTATCTCTTGACATCCTGCTTTGCTGCTCGACTTTTTTGCCCTCTGCCTGTAGACTCCTGGAACGTGCTGTTTATTCCCATTGTTTCTCTCTTCCAACTTCTTTTCCCCACATAATCTAGCTTCTATACACCACTCAAACAGCTCTCACTTACACCATCtttgatatttattaattaaaatatttataagctgcacgTTTCATAAAGTATATCAAGGCGGTATTACAACATACAAAAGCATgaaagaattaaaaaaacaataaaacatagttAAAACAATAAGAGCTGtattggttggaaaagaaaattcatattaaaagacctgattaaaaaaatcagttttcaggagacacctgaaagaagggatggttcctgccaaacttCTATTggtagagagttccacagggcagggcctgccacactaaaggcttggttcCTGGTGGAGGCATCCGAACCTCAGAGGTGTGAGGAACCACtaagagtgccccatcagaagatgtCAGTAATCCAGATGGAACATAAGGTGCCAGCTGGTCCTTAAGGtattttgggcccaagttgtttagggctttgtgaatgaaCACAAGTGCCTTGAACCTggtccagtagcaaattggcaaccagtgcagctctttcagcagaggggtaacatgttgccagtagtctgctcctgtgagcagtctggctgctgcattctgcactagttgcagcttctggaccagattcAAGGGCAactccacataaagcacattacaataatcgaggctaccagtgcatggaccactGATCATCCCCTTCTCCAGACCTTAGGTACAACTGTTCTTTTCCTACTTGtcttaattctctctctctctctttgtctctccccccccccgtttccatTGTGGCCAGTGCCTTCTTGACATGCTGAGAATCCTACAGGCTTGTTCTTTGGTCCCATGTTACATGTCTACCTGCACAACTTGTTGCCATAAATAGAGCATGTCCAAGCCTGCACTACCTATCTTCCCTCCTAAGCCTTGTCTGCTCTTTGTATCAGTCGCCTTTTGATCAGCAGTAAACACTTGGCTTTATTTCGGATTACTCTCTCTTCCCCCATATTCAAGCGCTGATTCAACTGTCTAATTCAGCACTGCAAAATGCTCTGGTTTAGCCTCCCAGCCTGATTTGAGCAAGGAAATCTTTGTAGATTTCCTTGTCACTGCAATCCTTTTCATTCTATCCAGAATTCACTGTCAAAGCAATTTGGTCTGCTTGGCCTTCCTCAAATCCCTGTTGTCTTTGCCTTTAAGGCTGCCCTATTCTCTTTGCATCCTGTCTTTCTGCCCTTATTTTTTGTTATGTCCCTGCCTGTGTTCTGCTAAAGAGGGTCTGCTCGCTTAAATGATAGCATTCATTCTCCCTTGATACCCTTTATACCTGGATCTCTCTCTGAATGCTTGCATGACGACACTATATGGTgacttctcctctcccctgcctCCTTTCTGCCTTCACTGTCAAACATCCGGTTGGAACCTCCTTTCAGCAGGGACTTTTGTTGACTAAAATGTGCCATGTAAATTGCTGGTGCTGAATAACTAGTCATAGTAGCTAGAATTATATGGCTGTTATAGTAGCAGTTTTATCATTTATTATATGATGATGTTAATGCAGCTAGACTCCTGCAGGAGGACTGGTACAGCAAACTATCAGGGCTGGTTCATGTTTAATCGATGCCCTTTGTATTTGTTCTAAGTAAGTGTTTTAGTACACTTAAATGACTTCTTGGCTCTGACATGAAGCATACTGTTTCTGAGAATATGCTGAATGGTTATAAAACATGTTTACTCTTGTAGCTCCAGGAATACCATGTAATTTTTAGATTTGTATTCCTAGAAACAAAGAACAAGCTTTTTGCCCCTACTGACGTGCTTGAGTTCACAAGGGAAATGGTATATTGCAAACTTCCCTGAAACTGTTGGCATTAATTGGTACCAAGTCTTTAAATCTCCAAGGCCCGTCTGTCATGTAACTTGTGCAGTTGCATAGTACTCCTTTCCACAGTTCTAAGTTTGGCCTTGTGCTGCTAGTGGAGACAAATCAGTGCTACAGGCTGCATGGGGGGATGGGCATCACAGGTCTGACTTGCTTGGCCTATAAAGCTAGGCTTATGGAATATTGAGGTTTTTCTGGTGTGGACTTAGTGGTCAGTTTAAAATGTTCACTAGAGCTGTTTCTATTGCTTTTGGAACTGTTTTGGTAGCCTGTGGTACCTGATATATTGGAGGCCAGCAACTTGAGAACTTGGGACAAAACTGATTTCAAATCCTAGTCAGAAGTTCATCTTCCTCTTCCTGCCCTTATCAGAAATGGACTGGGGTGCAtggaggatggggaaggctgtggTACTGGGGAACAGTGCAGAGCTTGGTCTTTATTCTCTGGTTTCTTGTTAGCAAGGCactctctgtgtgtttgtgtgtgtgtgtatatatggttCATTTTCCTTGTTAATCTTCCCCAGGTAACAGCAAGCTTGCCAGCATGCCAGTTGGCGGGACTGTAGCAGTCTCTGCTGGAGTTTCCACTGCTCCTGCTGCAGGTGCTGCACCAGCTGCTGGTGAGTGTAATTGATCATGAAAAGGAGTGTTGAAGAGACAAACATCAAGCCACAAACAGGAGTACAAAAACTTGATAATCTCATGGaacacagcagcatgaaattaACTGAACAACCCATATGCTAAGAGTATGTTTTGAGGAGAAAGCTCACTGCTGGATTAATTGGCCAAGTTCTATTAGCAATTGGTCTTGCAGTTTGTAAGGAAAACATTATTGAAAAGTAATGTTCTAGTTCAATGTTTAGACACATTTTTTCAGCTCTGTCACTCCATACTTGGCTGGATGTCagtatccatatcaaagcaatcTTCTCTACTTTCTTTTCACTTCTCCTTACTGCTTTGTAGGTAGTGTTGGCATACTGTATGTAAAATGGGGTTACAAGGTGCAGTGAGACATACATTCAGCATGTGTGCTGAATATAATACAACTTGATGATGCACAATATCTGCCTTCAGCAGTTTATGCCATGGCTTTGTGTGGACTAACTCCTAATTGGTTGATCCTCACACCTCATCTTTAAGGCAATTGTATCTATAGCAGTGGtggggtacctgtggccctccagatgttgctgggctacaactcccatcattcattgccattggctatgctggctgaggctgatgggagttggaatcccacAATATCTGAGGGCCATATGCTCCCTGCTACTGGTCTATGGAATGAGCATGCAAGAATGCTCCTTTAAGAGTTGTCAGCTAAGTGTCTAAAATCTGCTTATGTTTTCAGCTGaggagaagaaagaagaaaagaaagaagagtCTGAAGAATCTGATGATGATATGGGATTTGGGCTGTTTGATTAAACTTAAGGGCTAATCTGTAATAAACCTTTGTTAAAACATGGTTTTGGTGTGACCTACTTCATAGGCATGACTTCCTAGCTTTTCTCTATGTACAATGTTCTGAATCAGATGGTATTGCTTTAGAAGTGGCATCCTGTAGAACTCTTGTCATGGTTGCATTTCCCCTGTAAGCTGAACCTTTCCAGTCCTGGAATTAAGAGCTTGACTAGAAGGTGAAATGTTTGATGGTATTTAACTGTGTTAATCTCTTATTACAAAATACTTGGGGGGGGGTTTGGGGGGCAGGCAAGAGCTAAACATTTGGAAGATATATAGATGCAGGCAAAACCATTTATAAACCAGCAGATAGCTTTTTAAGCCATTACACCTtaaatgtttcttagtttggtacaTGATGCAGACATACCTGAGCTGCTGCCTAATACACAAATTTTGGTTCACTTGCAACTCTTTACAGAAGCTTAATAAGAGTAGATTACTTCAAAACATGCATCAGAATAAGAATTTTTAAGTGaaatttttgtaatttttttttaaccttttagaACTATTAATACCGAATCATAGGCATATCAAAGAGCAATAGACAACTGAAGAGCCACCATGCTGGCTGATGAGACTTCGctaagcattatttatttatttaatttgtatcccgcccttcctcccagcagcagcccagggtggcaaacaaaacgctaaaaacactttcaaacatcataaaaacagatcttaaaatacattaaaacaaaacagcattaaaaactttaaaaaaaacttttaaaaggttaaaacattaaaaaatataaaaaagcatTACCCATTTTGagcaaaagttttttttaaaaaagttctgcactTGTTACAATAGACTATATTCTTCTGTGGTAGTATGAAAGTAATTTATGTAATGTGCATACACTTCCTATTATGCCTGCCATTAACTCTTAAACACATCATACAGAAAATAGATATTTTGGCCCACCCAAAGTAACATAATCTCATTAATTGATGCAAGCAAATTGAATTTTGAATCCAGATTGGTGCTGTCTGCGACCTGGCCTTAATTCATGAAGCAAAATACTTATGCTATACTTCCACAAGTGATACTCTTACATATGCATACAAGCTGAAAATCATTTAGGTGTCAAGTGGCCCTGAATATTTCATGCAAGCTGCTCCAGGTAAATAGaagacaatttttatttatttatttatttcatttaatttataaaccgcccgtagctaatagctctctgggcggtatacaaggttaaaatacaatattacaataaaatcaataacaaatagcaagattttaaaactagaacattaaacatgaacattaaacgttaacattaaacattaaaatgcctgggagcatagccaggtcttaacctggcgcctgaaaGAAAGTACCTAATTTTATTAGACATAGattcctttttttatcattaatttttattcaaattttcaaagacaaaaaaaacaaaacaataattaaacaataaaataaaatgttgacttccgatttgtcgcagatcagttataggtctacaacatataacaatcctgtctcttaaattatattataaaatcactttcctccagtagttaatcatcaaatctcataaacattactttattctttccacaaaaagtcaaagagaggtttcaattccttgagagagatatctttcaatttttctccaaataaacatgtcgattaatccatcttgttcaaatctgttaggtccaataatttcaatagccattcttccattatcaatgttaattccatcttcaataatcctgttcaatccagtaatttcagtagccattcttccattatcagtatcccatattaatcttgctgtcatagccatagtcatataataagagtctgatgggaatttcctttatcacaaatatttccttgccatcaattctgaatatgttgctgaaatattgtgtaaagtcatatctctgttcttcttttttacaaaatgcactggctcatctcttgagaatttttccattgtcacatatctgtagtcaattccatagattttttctatgtcaagctccatcacatcattccagtccagaaaattatccaagacattgataactttatctctaatatcttcattaatttcttcagagacaacgttgaattccaaacagtaaactttgtttctaatatccataaactccagatctttttccaattccacatttgttccaatctccagggcttgtatcttccctttaatttttcttttctcatctctaatctcatcaatctcctctctcacaagatcccctatttct
This DNA window, taken from Rhineura floridana isolate rRhiFlo1 chromosome 2, rRhiFlo1.hap2, whole genome shotgun sequence, encodes the following:
- the RPLP2 gene encoding large ribosomal subunit protein P2, which encodes MRYVAAYLLAVLGGNESPSSKDLKKILDSVGIETDDERVNKVISELNGKNIEDVIAQGNSKLASMPVGGTVAVSAGVSTAPAAGAAPAAAEEKKEEKKEESEESDDDMGFGLFD